The Arachis ipaensis cultivar K30076 chromosome B03, Araip1.1, whole genome shotgun sequence region TATTTCTATTCCCTAAATTTTTAAATAGGTTGAATATTATTTTTAAGTTACATCTGATTTTTTTATTATCACAAGCTAAAATTATCTATTTATTTTAACTAGTGTACGCTAatgtttatatttataaaaatcaggaaattaaattttataattattaattaatggtcttaaatcttaaaatatgatttttagaattttgttttataatatttttttaattaatgaaaaaattatatggtattatttttctatattaaattaattattataataatttcaAATGTAGTAGGCAAAGTAATTGAAAACCANNNNNNNNNNNNNNNNNNNNNNNNNATATAAAAGTGATAGTTATATAATATTAatcaaatttttatattaaaaattaaatattaaattaattttaattaatttaataatattagaCCATAATATCCATTCGTCACCAAAAAGACCATAATATCCATTCAATTCATGTGATCAAGTCGTTTTTTAACTTCCAGTTAAAATGAAAAAAGGATACATGTTTTCAACTCACAGCTTGAAGCATTTCCCGGGAAGGGACTTGAGTATCAATGGCACTTAAAACCCTATCCACTTTTCTCACACCTCTCCCTCTCCAAAACCCCAAGTCCCGAACCCTCATCCTCTTCCAGTTCCCCAAATCGCGTTCCCTGAAAGCGCGTTTGTCCGCGGAACCCGATGGCACCGGCGCCGCCGCTCCCTCTCCGGGAGAGAGGTTCCTCGAACACCACCATGTGGCAGAGGCCGCGAAGCTCATCATCAAGGAGAACAAGAAGAATAGgaacaagaaaaacaaagagaAGCCTCTGAAAGCTTCGAGGAATGTGGCCTCTTGCTACGGTTGCGGCGCGCCCTTGCAAACTTCCGACGAAGAAGCACCTGGATATGTGAATCTGGAAACCTATGAACTGAAGAATAAGCACCGCCAGTTAAGAACGGTTCTCTGTGGACGGTGCCGGCTTCTGTCGCACGGGAAGATGATAACTGCCGTTGGTGGACACGGAGGATATAACGGTGGGAAATTGTTTGTTACGGCTGAAGAGCTCAGAGAGAAGCTCTCCCATTTGCGTCACGAGAAAGCTTTGGTTGTCAAATTGGTAAAACTATGCATTTTGAACATTTTTTCTtgcctttaatttttcgaaattggtAGAAGTTATGTTAAGAAGAGCAAAGAGAAAAGTTAAATTGAGAGATGTTAAGCTAATTATGTGCAGATTTCAGAATTAGGAATTTTAAGTCAGCATTATGTGTAGGTTCCAGTTTCTATAATCAAATTCAGAAActatttctaattattattaagTAGAGGATCTTGAAATGTATGATTATAAGATAATTGAAGCATGAGTCAGAACCGAACCTTTTACATTGTGGTGAAATGCAATCCTTTTTCTTATAAATAGTTTTTGTTGTAGAAAGCATTTTCTATTAGTTTATGAATCTGTTCTTAGTGGATCTTTTGATGCAATAACTCTTCAAAGTAATATTTATATCTGTTTCATAGCGAGCACCAACTTATAGGCCTAGCATATAATGAAATATTATTACTTGAGAACATAATAAATTGTTGAATTGTGATAGCTGATCATTTAAAAGCTCTTGCTATACTTGTATGCATTTAAACTGTTGTACTCATATTACAAGTTATACTTGGAAACTTCTAGGTTGATATTGTTGACTTCAATGGCAGCTTTTTATCCCGTGTGCGTGATCTTGCTGGTGCTAATCCTATAATACTGGTGGTGACTAAGGTAATCCTACATGTGTAGCTTATAATTGTGTTTGGTTTTTTTCCCCTTCTCTAGTGGATATATGATAGGGTTGTTTATTTATGTATATGGTTGTCATATTTAACAATATGTTTACTTTATAGATTGATCTCCTTCCAAGAGATACTGATCTTAACTGTGTTGGGGATTGGATTGTAGAGGCCATTACAAGAAAGAAACTGAAGTAAGTTTCATATACAAACACTTTGTCTTTGTATTAAACTGATTACTTTTTCATTTGAATGTTATAATACACGAATTATTTAAAGGTTAAGAGTGAGAAAAAATTCGCATAAAGTTAATGTTATTGAGATGTAATGCGTCCAATTCTTATATTTTTTGTCCTGCAGAAACACTGGATAGTTTTATAAACTGTGCTGAATTAACTTATCATATGCTAATATTCTTTGCAGTGTTCTCAGTGTCCATCTGACCAGTTCAAAATCATTGGTTGGGATAACTGGAGTGATATCTGAAGTCCAGAAAGAGAAGAAGGTTCTATTCTCTGTCATGGCTTACCCTGATTTAATTTCTTAAGAAAGACCAAGAGATTCTTTTGGGGAACTTAATGATGCATTGCCATTTGCGTTTACATCTAAGATGTTGTCAACTCTGTTAtccattttttttttgaacaagagagctcaacacaataagtggagcaagaacaacaacaagcaaatagaaaagttaaaaaagaaaaaaaaatcgcaAAGAAACTCAAACTATTTTTTGCGCTCGTCCTTCTTATAATGGACTCCTGATTTTGTACTCCTAATATTTATAAAGGACTTTGATCTGTATTGCCAAATTTTGAGTCACATCGATCACAATGTGATTACTGATTACTGTTTGAAATGTTTCCTGTAAACTTCACTTTACGTGTTATCATTTACAAATTCTTGTTTTACCCTCtgctaaaattatattttaatttcatttgtgCAGGGAAGAGATATATACATTCTGGTAAGTTTCACAATGGAAGTTTCGTATGCTTGACTGAGTTATTattgaattatgagctgatgatccAGCATTGATGCATTTACCGAGTTTTCCATGGATTTTCTGAGTGTTATACCTTTGTATTTATGGCAAACAGTAGAAGGGTTCATATATTAAATTGTAATGattccttattttttttattcttctatCTTTGGTCATTAAGCTCCTAGTGGTTGAACCTAGAACAATATTGACTGGAACTTTATTTTACAGGGTTCGGCAAATGTTGGGAAATCTGCTTTCATCAATGCTTTACTGAGTAAGTCCGTTATATATCTATACTCCCTACTTATGAGGATTAAGCTTATTCATTAGCTGAAAGAAAAATTCGTTTGTTTATATGGGGAGTAGATTAGACACCAGAGTGTAGCCTTATGTGTATCGGTAGACAAAGACCAGGAAAGGCTATAGATAAAATCATTGTTAAAGacttaattttaatgtattatcTATGTATATAAATGGTTTATGATGGGATGCAACAGATGCAACAAGTCCCAGTAGGAAAAGGTATAGTTGTCGTCGTTATGATTGCTCTAAATTATCTCCATTTTTTCCTATCGTCTTTTTTCCAATTCCAGCTTTTTTAAGGTGCATGGATTCCATTCCTTGTTGATATTTTTAGTGTATTATGTCAGAAACAATGGCAATAAATGACCCAGTGGCTGCATCTGCACAAAAGTACAAACCAATACAATCTGCAGTTCCTGGAACTACATTAGGGCCAATTCCAATTAATGCTTTCCTAGGAGGAGGGGTATGCCATTCCGATTTTTATATTATGGGGATCAGTGGTTTAATCTTAGtctttttattagttaattaattaattattcttatttttaaattaactcATGCAGAAGCTGTATGATACTCCGGGAGTTCATCTCCACCATAGGCAAACTGCAGTTGTTCATTCTGAAGATCTTCCCTCCCTTGCTCCTCAAAGCCGGCTTAGGGGCCAATCTTTCCCAGTATGTTATGTCCAGTTGAGAGATTGTTTTAAGACATTATACAGTTTAACTAATACTAACATCATCCTCGTGTTACTGCTAGAGTTTTCGAGTACGCTCAGACAGTGTGGAGGAAGGCAGTTCCAAAGTGAATGGCTTGAATGCATTTTCCATATTTTGGGGGGGTCTTGTCAGAATTGACGTCTTGAAggttttaatattattatatcgCATCATAGCCCCATTTATTTATCTCCTTTTGCCTGTTCTAATAATGTCATCAGTCCATTTTCAGGTTCTCCCAGAAACAAGTTTGACATTTTATGGTCCGAATCGTCTACCAATTCATGTTGTACCCACAGAAGACGCAGATGAATTTTATCAGGTATTGAGTAATTTATTGCTGGTGCTTAAATTTGGCTTATGTCAACAAAATTTGAGATAAGGATCTTTCCACCTCAAACCTGAATGAGGGCTTTGTTTTATCTCTCAGAAAGAACTTGGAGTTCTGCTGACCCCTCCAAGTGGAAAAGAAAATGTCGAGAACTGGAGAGGACTTGATTCCCAGCGTAAATTGCAAATAAAATTTGAAGATGTGGCAAGGTATAACTCTGACTCACTTTTCTTTAACAAAACTAGCAACTCTTTTCACTTAAAAAGGGTTTAATTTGCCATTAGATCAAAGCTCATTCCAGTGTTTACTGTTGAGTCACTTAAGCCAAAGAATAAAATGCAAATACTTATTATGAAGATAATTGATAAAATGAATTGTCTTGTTTTGTTTTTGGAGCAGGCCAGCTTGTGATGTAGCTATATCAGGTCTAGGATGGTTTAGTGTTGATCCAATTAGTAGGTCATTTAAAATCTCAGAACCGAAACAAATAGAAACTGCTGGGGAATTGCTTTTGTCCGTTCACGTCCCCAAGCCTGTTGAAATTTTTGTGAGGTCACCATTACCGGTAGGCAAGGCTGGAGCAGAGTGGTACCATTATCGAGATTTAACAGAAAAAGAAGAGGCAATTAGACCAAAATGGTACTTTTGAATACCGCATACGGCATACCCACCCCCATGTTTCATGTGTTACTGCTATCATTATGAAATTATTATTCAAAGTTGTACAAAACTACAAATAATCAAATCATTCCAAAAGGAGGTAAATTTAAAGACTGCGACGAAATTGCAACATTTTCCTCATTCATGTGGAGAATCTGAAATGTTAagattattttctaattattgtataattagtatttatgtatgaaataatattttgaaattatttattgttaatttttctaatattaaCATTATTCTATTAGAATTTATCATACAATAATTTCATAAACAAAAGAAANNNNNNNNNNNNNNNNNNNNNNNNNNNNNNNNNNNNNNNNNNNNNNNNNNNNNNNNNNNNNNNNNNNNNNNNNNNNNNNNNNNNNNNNNNNNNNNNNNNNNNNNNNNNNNNNNNNNNNNNNNNNNNNNNNNNNNNNNNNNNNNNNNNNNNNNNNNNNNNNNNNNNNNNNNNNNNNNNNNNNNNNNNNNNNNNNNNNNNNNNNNNNNNNNNNNNNNNNNNNNNNNNNNNNNNNNNNNNNNNNNNNNNNNNNNNNNNNNNNNNNNNNNNNNNNNNNNNNNNNNNNNNNNNNNNNNNNNNNNNNNNNNNNNNNNNNNNNNNNNNNNNNNNNNNNNNNNNNNNNNNNNNNNNNNNNNNNNNNNNNNNNNNNNNNNNNNNNNNNNNNNNNNNNNNNTTTCATAAACAAAAGAAATATATTTAGATTTTTAAAGTGTATTAAAATTCTTTCTTACAATAATCGAAGTATTATTTAAATAGTTAAAACACTACTATAATTTAATCCGAAATTTTAGTTAAGGCATAGATACTAAAATTTTTTCTGTTGTACTGTGTTCATGAAAGATGTGATTTGATGATTAAACCAGAAGAAATTTATCTAGTGCCTTTGCAACTAAAAAGAGACAACAAGTACTCGAATTTGACTAAACATAATTGACTACTTGACACCAAAATAAGAacttaagaaaataaataataaataaaagacttGAGTGATAATTTCATCTCAGAATTTTACATTACACAAATTGATCCCTAAAAATTAATCAATGAAATAGCCACCTTAAGTTTATATATTTACATTAACTAGAAGTAAGTTTTGTTGTTAATTAATAATTGACATGTGGGACTACTACTATATATCATTAGCAATTTTGAGTATATAttctttgaaattttttatttgctcGGCACATAAATTTAGATCAATTTCtgctaaattatttaatttttaacaaaaaatatggGTGAAAAACCTTAATAAGCCAAGTCAAGAATCATGTAACGTAAATACGCCAAAGCgaaaatcgtttcagcaataagccaaatcatatttttatataattcgaaccatgcTGGTTCGAATTCTATTtttacataattcgaaccaacttggttcgaattatacacaaacacatgcatacacataattcgaaccagcttggttcgaattacacacaaacacacgcacacactaattcgaaccaacttggttcgaattacatacggtaattcatggtataattcgaattatgttgttaaaaaattaataatttattaaaaaaaatttattaaaaaaattaataatttaaaaattaaaaaaatatatatttttatttcatacgttaaaaaaagctaacaaaatatttaattacgagacttctttaaaatattaatgagctatcaattcgaattccgagtgatttaggtaaatacatgataaaaatattttttctttaatttctaaattattagtgactatgtggagtatttctttaatgtcctaagtcattaggatattacaaatttttatagtacttctaacattttttaagccatttttaaaattattttgcatagaataaaatatttttttgtggtataatttaaataaatttattaaaaaatattcatgagctatcaagaatgggcagaagagtattgtataAAATTCGAATTGCTCACCATATCATTTGAATCAGAGTAATTCGAACTTCACTATGCGTCTCaccatataatttaaataattttattaaaaaattatcatgaatattttttaataaatttatttaaattataccataaaaaaatattttattctatgcaaaataattttaaaaatggcttaaaagatgttagaagtactataaaaatttgtaatgtcctaatgacttaagacattaaagaaatactacACATAGTCACTactaatttagaaattaaagaaaaaatatttttatcatgtatttacctaaatcactggaatattacaaacttttatagtactcataacatcttttaagccattttttaaaattattttgtatagaataaaatatNNNNNNNNNNNNNNNtgtgtttgtgtgtaattcgaaccaagctggttcgaattacgtgtatgcatgtgtttgtgtataattcgaaccaagctggttcgaattatgtaaaAATGGAATTCGAACCAgcatggttcgaattatatagaaatatgatttggcttattgctgaaacgattttcGCTTTGGCGTATTTACGTTACATGATTCTTGACTTGGCTTATTAAGGTTTTTTACCCAAAAAATATCTTTGTTTATAATACAATTTGCAATAAGAGTCAAAATCAAAATAGACTTATGCATATTAAATTAATTACAATATACTAACAAATTAGAAGTGTTGACTCgtttattaatctaatttttgTATTAAATAAATGTGAATAATAGAAATAAATACGAGATTAGTTAATTAAGAATTTAAGATGGTAAatactttatttttaataataaatcttGTATTCTAGCCTAAAATAAATTATGCACTGAATTCTTCTCAATTCCCTTGTATATTCACTTAAAAGAGTTTGGTTtttcattatatatttatatcaGAGTTTGAATATAATTGTGATATCATTTtaataaaatagttatttttaccAGACTATTATTTGTATAAGTACTATTTAAATAGTAAAAATCAAAGTGAAATTTAACCCAAAATTTTAGATTTAAGGTACATATCCTAAAATTTCTACATTAATGTATTGTGTATTGTATCATATAAGTGGAGATGTGATTGAATAATTATCTAGTGGTTTAAAATCGTATACTAAAAAATAGTCGAATTTGCCCAAGAAGTAAAACATAGTTTACCACTCAAACCCAAGAGAAAACTTCAAATAAAATTAGAGAATACTAATTAAAAGAGCAGTTAAGAAATATGATAGAAAGTGTAGGAAGTAAAAGCAGACACAAAGGTTGGCGGTTATAGTTGGTTTTTGTTTCAAAATGCACATTCGAAACCCCCCTTCCCCCTTCTCACCTCTGTGGAAGCGTTGTGTATCTTCTCTTCAAAAGCCACGTCCCAACCACTTCTATTTATAAAAAGGGAACTTTGTTTTTCTTCAATGCGTTTTGCTTTGTCTGTCTTAGTGAGTTCCCTGTTCCGTTGCACTGCATTCTTATGCGCAATGGCTAACAATGTCACTAGCCGGTTCCATCAATCTCTCACTCGAAATGCTCTTCGCTCTTATCTCGCCGAGTTCATGTCCACTTTCTTCTTTGTTCTTGCCGTTGTTGGTTCTGGAATGTCCGCACGTGAGTAATTAATTACTTGTTCTTTTTCTTAAATGTTTAACACCATTTGTTTCACAATTATAGTTACACATACTCATTCGTTTTTCATTTTACATGTAACTTCTTGTTTTGGTTTAATTAATTGGTGTTTCACGAATTAATGGCAGGGAAATTGATGCCTGATGCAACACTGAATCCGGCTACCCTTGTTGTGGTTGCCATTGCAAACGCTTTCGCCTTGTCGTCAGTGTTGTACACCGCATGGGACATCTCCGGTGGACACGCCAACCCGGCGATTACGTTTGCAATGGCAATAGGAGGCCATGTTAGTGTACCAACCGCTCTCTTTTATTGGGTTGCCCAACTTATAGCCTCTGTTATGGCTTGCCTTGTCCTTAGGGTCATCCTTGTTGGAATGGTATATATGTTTCtcctttcatttcattttcacaTCTACTATACTTTAACGtaacaaattttaataataagatatatttaactaaattgaTATTTAACATGGTATATACacgataattttttttttgtagcaTGTTCCGACATACACAATTGCTGAAGAAATGACAGGGTTTGGAGCATCGGTACTAGAAGGTTTCTTGACATTTGTATTGGTGTACACAGTTTATGCAGCAAGGGACCCAAGGCGTGGTCCATTGAGTGCTACAGGACCACTTGTAATTGGATTTATAGCCGGTGCAAATGTGTTAGCCGCAGGTCCCTTCTCTGGAGGCTCAATGAACCCAGCATGTGCTTTCGGCTCTGCCGCCATTGGTGGCAGTTTCAGGAACCAAGCAGTGTATTGGGTTGGTCCCTTGCTTGGTGCTGCCGTCGCTGGCCTTCTCTATGACAATGTAGTGTTCCCAGTAACCGCAACAACTGGAGTTTCTGATGGACTTACTGTGTGATTAAGTTCTTGTAATTTGTAAATATATAATGTTTTTATCATTATTGTGTGTGTTTAGAAGTGTCATACCAACTTCAATTCCTCATCCTATTAATCAAacttgtttattattattaattattgattTTGGAATGATCTCAACTTAATGTAAATACTATACTAAGTTCTTGATGCACGATTTTACACAGCAATCATATCTGTTCTTTTGTTCTCGTGATGAATGTAAAAGATTTACTGATGTGACATTACATAATTTATGGAAGAGAAACAGTAATGTTGTACTCAACCACAAAATGTTGTTCCGTTGAAATACTCCAGAGGCTCTTAGCAATAGCAAAACCAGAAGCAAAGCGAAAGAGACGAGTGCCTCCAACGATAGGCATTTCTCGAACGGTGTCCATAACAGGGTTCCGACCAAGCATGCTAAGAGTGCTGCCTTTGTATTCCCCTTCTTCGGAGAAAGCAAAGTTGATGAGCATAACCATTCCACGGTCGTGTATGGAAGCCAAACCGAACATCCCTTGAGCTCTTCCAACTTGCTTTGAACTCAGCTCTGGACCTTCGGTTAGTACATTGTCCATCATGAACGTGGTTCCGAGACTGTTGGGGGTGTTTGAAGGGTCAATGATTTGGACCACGGTGCGGTTCTCTCCTTCGAGGATGTCGTGGTAGTAGAAGTGCAGTGTCGTGAGTTTTTTCTCTGTTGGTTGGGAGGGTAACATTATGTGAGGTTGttgtgatgatgatgagaagagtgGTGCATGGATGAGACAGAAGAAGAGGAACAAGAATCTAAGAGTATGAGAATGAGACATTATTGGGTAGCTATTGCTAAATTTTGAAGTGAAGTAGTGATGATGAGCTTTTACACCATTTTTAATGTAAGGTTGGATTTGGGAAATGgattattttgaataaaataatagGAGCACGCTCTTCACGAGTTGGGAAATGGATTATTTTACACCATTTTTATTGACTTGTTTGTATTCCAACTAATAATTGTTATTGGCTGATACGCTATCTAACATGATTGAAACCATAATTGAAATTTAAAcacttattatttattaaattatttaatcatCTGATTTTGTATTTTAACTAGACTTCTCCATTTTACATTCTATATTGAAAATATTTTACTGAAACTAAGAGAGAATTAAGAAAAGCTAACTCCAAATTACATACTAATGTTCAAGTTAGTCTCTGTTGTTGCATAACTTATCACAAATTATTTGAACAATGTTGTTCATTTTTGTTTTCAAAGATGAGACAAGAGAAACAAAGCTTTAAGGGGCGCACAACACAAGCCACAACATAAAAGCCTTAATGAAACAAATTGCTAATAACTCTGAATACATTTACAGAATAACTTAAAATCTTCCTCCCCTTTGATTATTTCTCATTGGAGTGCATTGAGGGAAAAACTTTCCTCGGTTCACATATCTTACATTCTGACACGTGGCAACCGTGTCGCCATTGCCACCATCTTCTGCTTCTAATATCACATCCTCAAGGTAGATTTCTCTGCATGGCACTGTTCTGCTGCAATCAAATTTTATAGCCACTTCTGAAGCACTTGTTCCTCTGATGTTTTGGTAAAGCACATTGCTTAGTTGAACTCCTGACTTCTGCTCATGGCATGGCTTTTCTTGATCACAGTAGTTTTGATCTATGATTATGGGATTTGTCACATTTTGCATCACTATGTTCAAAAACTTTATGTTCCTTGCATAACCAGAACCTCCCTGCATTTGTTCAACATACAATGTATAAGCAATAGAGTAGGTTAGGAATTGGTTAACTGTATAAACTCCTCATAAAAAATGTTTGTGTCATGgaatcatttttcttttttcgagAAGAAgacacataaataattatatttttataatttaatttgatgcaatatcagtataaaataattttatgcaTATATTTAATTACGTAATACCATAGCAACAAAATTACTACTTTTTATATTAAGTACgtgaataattattaaaaaaaacaaatatgATTAGACGTGTAAAACTTTTTACACTattaatacatcaaaattaaacacaTATCTTTAATACGTCCCATCATGCATGTAagagtttttttttgtttgtgtgaatttttcataatttttttaatacccTTTTCAGTCCCTAACCATTTACTCGATGGACTTCCCACaccctaaaaaatctaaaaaccCAAATCGATCCCTATTTACTTTGATATATGTACGTTCCATCCCTTGTCTATTTTGAGTAAATGCCCTTTCTGATCTCTAACCAGGGACTGGAACGTACATATATATATTAAAGTAGATAGGGACCGATTTAggtttttagattttttagggAGTGGAAAGTCCATCGAACAAATAATTAGGAACCATAAAGGACATTtactctttttttaaaaaaaaataaacggaTAAAAATATGCGTGAATGACGATTATATCTCTAATAgtttatatataataattgattgctcaattaaaatattttacaaaaaattGTGTTGACTTATTACATCTTATTTATTATTAAACGATCTAATAATAAAATGAATTATTATAAATTGACAAATATTTCTCAACAAATGTAGTCAAGAAGACTAGGACCAACTAAATGTAGATTTATCAACCTTGGGTGCACTTTTTCCTTTCTTCAATGTTCCAATTCATGTTATATCATTGGTCAACTTCCCCCATGTTTGTCTTATCTAATTTGCGCCTAAAAATTTGGCAACTTTAGTAAAAAATTCAACCATTTTATATCTTAAGAGACCATTATTGAACTTAGGCAAATCCAGAAATTTTAATAAATCAATGTGGATAAGTTGAACCACCACTCTTAACAATTAGTCCATGTTCTTTCAACTGTTTCATGTGTTGTAGAGTGCCTAATTTAACTTTCCAAAAGGTTTCAAAATCTAAAGACCAAACTCTTTACCTGCCATGTCTTGATTCTAACTCCATTACTTGTTCCTGTTAAGGTGGCTCTGTTCACAACCACATTGGACACTACAGCTTCAGAGTTATCAGCTCCTAAGCTTCCAATGCTGCAAAAACATTGATTGCTTAAACTtatataaattacaaaaataatgaaataataaaaaatataagtaGAATTTAATTATATTTGTAATATGGTATATCCATTATCATAGTCNNNNNNNNNNNNNNNNNNNNNNNNNNNNNNNNNNNNNNNNNNNNNNNNNNNNNNNNNNNNNNNNNNNNNNNNNNNNNNNNNNNNNNNNNNNNNNNNNNNNNNTAACATTTTGAGATCCACTTACTATTGAAATACAATCATcaccttcaaaaaaaaaaaaagagaaaaaaaaattagaaattattTATAAATCCCATTATTAATTTGACTTTTTATATCTTCAACAAAATTTATTTGGAGCAACATTATTTTTTGTACAACTAAATGTAAATTTTGTGCAACAGCTTCTGCAGAGAACAATTATCATAAGAATCTCattaacaaaactaaataaatttaCAAACCATTGTTTTTTATGGCTTGATTAAattttgtttatatatgttgTACCTGTTCCAATGTCACTGTCGCTTATAACAATGTTTTGTGTTTCAGCAACATGAATTCCATCAGTGTTGGGACTATATCCTGGTGCTCTAACAAGAACATTGGAAACTATAACATTGAAGCAACTCTCAAATGCCACATGCATTTGTTGTGCATCTTTCAATCTCACATTTGCCACTCTCAAATTCTTGCATTGGTAAAATGTCACAGCCTATAATATAATAAATTCAAATTTCCCATTAATATTAAACTAAAAATTCAGCACCTAAGTTCCTATAGGTAAAGTTATGTAACTTACAGTTGGTGCATCTTTGCATGGCTGCCAATAAATTAAAAAACATTAAGGTCAGTATTCAAATTTACagttaaaaataatgaaaattggAAGAGAAAAAAATTAAGTTGGAATTTATACAAGGTTATCATTAGTTTTGCATGAATTCTGCCACCATTTTTTGCCATTGCCATTGAAAGTGCCACCACCATCAACTCTGAAGTTGTTGACACTATCAAACACAATCCAATGTTTTCTATCATCTTCATATGCTGACATCTCTGGCCATGCCTTAATTGTTCCATATATCTaagtaaaaggaaaaaaaagataagaatttcagTTACTTGAATTAACAAAATTCTAAGTAATAATAACAGCATTAATTGTATGAATATGAATATGTATGAAAATATCTCACCATGAATGCAGTGTTGGGTCTGCATGGACCTGAAAATCTTATTGGCTTAAGAGTGTAGGTCCTTCTTTCAGGCACCA contains the following coding sequences:
- the LOC107629646 gene encoding dirigent protein 21, translating into MSHSHTLRFLFLFFCLIHAPLFSSSSQQPHIMLPSQPTEKKLTTLHFYYHDILEGENRTVVQIIDPSNTPNSLGTTFMMDNVLTEGPELSSKQVGRAQGMFGLASIHDRGMVMLINFAFSEEGEYKGSTLSMLGRNPVMDTVREMPIVGGTRLFRFASGFAIAKSLWSISTEQHFVVEYNITVSLP
- the LOC107629644 gene encoding NO-associated protein 1, chloroplastic/mitochondrial isoform X1, whose amino-acid sequence is MALKTLSTFLTPLPLQNPKSRTLILFQFPKSRSLKARLSAEPDGTGAAAPSPGERFLEHHHVAEAAKLIIKENKKNRNKKNKEKPLKASRNVASCYGCGAPLQTSDEEAPGYVNLETYELKNKHRQLRTVLCGRCRLLSHGKMITAVGGHGGYNGGKLFVTAEELREKLSHLRHEKALVVKLVDIVDFNGSFLSRVRDLAGANPIILVVTKIDLLPRDTDLNCVGDWIVEAITRKKLNVLSVHLTSSKSLVGITGVISEVQKEKKGRDIYILGSANVGKSAFINALLKTMAINDPVAASAQKYKPIQSAVPGTTLGPIPINAFLGGGKLYDTPGVHLHHRQTAVVHSEDLPSLAPQSRLRGQSFPSFRVRSDSVEEGSSKVNGLNAFSIFWGGLVRIDVLKVLPETSLTFYGPNRLPIHVVPTEDADEFYQKELGVLLTPPSGKENVENWRGLDSQRKLQIKFEDVARPACDVAISGLGWFSVDPISRSFKISEPKQIETAGELLLSVHVPKPVEIFVRSPLPVGKAGAEWYHYRDLTEKEEAIRPKWYF
- the LOC107629645 gene encoding probable aquaporin TIP5-1, with the protein product MRFALSVLVSSLFRCTAFLCAMANNVTSRFHQSLTRNALRSYLAEFMSTFFFVLAVVGSGMSARKLMPDATLNPATLVVVAIANAFALSSVLYTAWDISGGHANPAITFAMAIGGHVSVPTALFYWVAQLIASVMACLVLRVILVGMHVPTYTIAEEMTGFGASVLEGFLTFVLVYTVYAARDPRRGPLSATGPLVIGFIAGANVLAAGPFSGGSMNPACAFGSAAIGGSFRNQAVYWVGPLLGAAVAGLLYDNVVFPVTATTGVSDGLTV
- the LOC107629644 gene encoding NO-associated protein 1, chloroplastic/mitochondrial isoform X2; the protein is MALKTLSTFLTPLPLQNPKSRTLILFQFPKSRSLKARLSAEPDGTGAAAPSPGERFLEHHHVAEAAKLIIKENKKNRNKKNKEKPLKASRNVASCYGCGAPLQTSDEEAPGYVNLETYELKNKHRQLRTVLCGRCRLLSHGKMITAVGGHGGYNGGKLFVTAEELREKLSHLRHEKALVVKLVDIVDFNGSFLSRVRDLAGANPIILVVTKIDLLPRDTDLNCVGDWIVEAITRKKLNVLSVHLTSSKSLVGITGVISEVQKEKKGSANVGKSAFINALLKTMAINDPVAASAQKYKPIQSAVPGTTLGPIPINAFLGGGKLYDTPGVHLHHRQTAVVHSEDLPSLAPQSRLRGQSFPSFRVRSDSVEEGSSKVNGLNAFSIFWGGLVRIDVLKVLPETSLTFYGPNRLPIHVVPTEDADEFYQKELGVLLTPPSGKENVENWRGLDSQRKLQIKFEDVARPACDVAISGLGWFSVDPISRSFKISEPKQIETAGELLLSVHVPKPVEIFVRSPLPVGKAGAEWYHYRDLTEKEEAIRPKWYF
- the LOC107629647 gene encoding polygalacturonase QRT2 — translated: MSLLLRLFISLYITLASLGLCFSYYIEEPFHHTNVEPYIVHHDGRFIKRKHEHFGLMMRANRAKNLHFSRSSGTISVNDFGARADGSDDSRAFEKAWNEACSSGVTLVVPERRTYTLKPIRFSGPCRPNTAFMIYGTIKAWPEMSAYEDDRKHWIVFDSVNNFRVDGGGTFNGNGKKWWQNSCKTNDNLPCKDAPTAVTFYQCKNLRVANVRLKDAQQMHVAFESCFNVIVSNVLVRAPGYSPNTDGIHVAETQNIVISDSDIGTGDDCISIVSGSQNVXVIYISLSNQCFCSIGSLGADNSEAVVSNVVVNRATLTGTSNGVRIKTWQGGSGYARNIKFLNIVMQNVTNPIIIDQNYCDQEKPCHEQKSGVQLSNVLYQNIRGTSASEVAIKFDCSRTVPCREIYLEDVILEAEDGGNGDTVATCQNVRYVNRGKFFPQCTPMRNNQRGGRF